One window of Arvicola amphibius chromosome 6, mArvAmp1.2, whole genome shotgun sequence genomic DNA carries:
- the LOC119817440 gene encoding ATPase inhibitor, mitochondrial, whose protein sequence is MAGSALAIRARLGAWGVRVLQSRGFGSDSSESMDTGAGSIREAGGAFGKREKAEEDRYFREKTREQLAALKKHHEDEIEHHEQEIERLQKQIERHKKKMKSLKHNHH, encoded by the coding sequence ATGGCAGGCTCGGCGTTGGCTATTCGGGCTCGGCTCGGCGCCTGGGGTGTGAGGGTCCTGCAATCCCGAGGCTTCGGCTCTGACTCGTCGGAGAGCATGGACACTGGCGCTGGCTCCATCCGAGAAGCCGGTGGGGCCTtcggaaagagagagaaggctgaAGAGGATCGGTACTTCCGAGAGAAGACCAGAGAACAACTGGCTGCcctgaagaaacaccatgaggACGAGATCGAGCACCACGAGCAGGAGATTGAGCGTCTGCAGAAACAAATTGAGCGCCATAAGAAGAAGATGAAAAGCCTGAAGCATAACCATCACTAA